The following proteins come from a genomic window of Gossypium raimondii isolate GPD5lz chromosome 5, ASM2569854v1, whole genome shotgun sequence:
- the LOC105770352 gene encoding sucrose transport protein SUC8, producing the protein MHFTCCFHHPNIPVSESTAKKQAMESGEPSKKSSFQLQNQPPPRPFSIKSIIFVASIAAGIQFGWALQLSLLTPYVQLLGIPHKWASLIWLCGPISGMLVQPIVGYHSDRCTSRFGRRRPFIAAGAVLVATAVVLIGFAADLGYLFGDNLATETKPRAIVVFVIGFWILDVANNMLQGPCRALLADISGNSQKKTRTANAFFSFFMAVGNVLGFAAGSYTHLHNIFPFTTTKACDVYCANLKSCFFFSILLLLTLTTIALTNVHEKPWSPEPGNAGNLGGGEIEDEEAAAAETAPVPFFGEIFGALKDLKRPMWILLAVTCLNWIAWFPFLLFDTDWMGREVYGGDSQGNILVLKLYNNGVHAGALGLMLNSVVLGFTSLGVELLARGVGGVNRLWGIVNFLLAVCLAMTVLVTKLAESSRRFITVDGVTVPLPPPAGVKAGALSLFAVLGVPLAITYSIPFAMASIFSSSSGAGQGLSLGVLNLAIVIPQILVSLGSGPFDAIFGGGNLPAFVLGAIAAAASGTFALTLLPSLPPDVPAAKTVTAGFH; encoded by the exons ATGCATTTCACTTGTTGTTTCCATCACCCAAACATCCCAGTTTCAGAATCAACTGCTAAAAAACAAGCTATGGAGAGTGGTGAGCCTAGCAAGAAATCTTCTTTTCAGCTTCAGAATCAACCTCCTCCACGTCCTTTCTCTATAAAAAGTATCATCTTTGTGGCTTCCATTGCCGCCGGTATCCAATTCGGGTGGGCCTTGCAGTTATCCCTCCTTACGCCATACGTTCAACTCCTCGGTATCCCTCACAAATGGGCTTCTCTTATTTGGCTCTGTGGACCCATCTCTGGGATGCTAGTTCAACCCATCGTTGGTTACCACAGTGACCGTTGCACCTCCCGTTTCGGCCGTCGCCGCCCTTTTATAGCTGCGGGAGCAGTTCTGGTGGCTACTGCGGTGGTCCTTATAGGCTTCGCGGCTGACTTAGGTTATCTCTTTGGGGACAACCTGGCTACTGAGACGAAGCCGCGGGCCATTGTGGTGTTTGTGATAGGGTTTTGGATCCTAGATGTGGCTAACAACATGTTACAAGGTCCATGCAGAGCGTTACTGGCTGATATCTCCGGGAACAGCCAGAAGAAAACGCGGACGGCGAACGCCTTCTTTTCGTTTTTCATGGCGGTGGGGAACGTGCTCGGTTTCGCTGCCGGTTCCTACACCCACCTCCATAACATCTTCCCTTTCACCACCACGAAAGCTTGTGATGTTTACTGTGCGAATCTCAAAAGctgtttctttttctcaattctgCTTTTGCTGACGCTCACAACCATCGCTCTCACAAACGTGCATGAAAAGCCCTGGTCGCCGGAACCTGGAAATGCCGGTAACCTAGGTGGCGGTGAGATTGAGGATGAGGAAGCAGCGGCAGCAGAGACGGCCCCGGTTCCCTTCTTTGGGGAAATATTCGGTGCACTTAAAGACTTGAAAAGACCTATGTGGATTCTCCTCGCGGTGACGTGTCTCAATTGGATTGCATGGTTCCCTTTCCTGTTGTTCGACACTGATTGGATGGGCAGAGAGGTGTACGGTGGGGATTCACAGGGAAACATCCTCGTATTGAAGCTGTACAATAATGGGGTACATGCAGGCGCGTTGGGGCTCATGTTGAACTCTGTGGTGTTGGGTTTCACGTCCCTTGGTGTGGAGCTCTTGGCGCGTGGAGTTGGAGGGGTCAATAGGCTTTGGGGGATTGTCAATTTCCTGCTTGCAGTTTGTTTAGCAATGACAGTTTTGGTGACCAAATTGGCTGAGTCAAGCCGACGGTTCATCACCGTGGACGGTGTCACAGTCCCTTTGCCGCCACCAGCAGGTGTCAAGGCCGGTGCATTATCTCTATTCGCAGTACTGGGGGTACCCTTGGCT ATAACTTACAGCATCCCTTTTGCAATGGCATCTATATTCTCTAGTTCCTCTGGTGCAGGCCAAG GACTTTCTTTGGGAGTGCTGAATCTTGCTATAGTAATACCACAg ATATTGGTGTCACTGGGGAGCGGACCATTTGATGCAATATTTGGTGGTGGAAACCTTCCAGCATTTGTACTAGGAGCAATTGCAGCAGCTGCAAGTGGAACATTTGCCCTAACCTTGCTCCCATCTCTACCCCCTGATGTCCCTGCTGCCAAGACTGTAACTGCTGGCTTTCACTAA